In Hemicordylus capensis ecotype Gifberg chromosome 4, rHemCap1.1.pri, whole genome shotgun sequence, the genomic window ATTACAGGCTTCCTATTggagatcttggagatgccagggagggaacttggaaccttctgctcttcccaaagcagctccatcccctgaaaggaatatcttacagtgctcatgtatgtaatctcccattcatatgcaagcagggtggaccatgcttagctaagggacaagtcatgcttgcatccacaagaccagctctcctctggtaggGGAGGGCTGGGAGTGGAGAGAGGACAATAGAATACTAGGTGATGACTTTCCAGCACAAACCCTTTTAGTACACAAGTCTTGGTAGgcgagcaggagaggagagctggtcttgtggtagcaagcatgacttgtccccatagctaagcagggtctgtcctggttgcatatgaatgggagacttgatgtgtgagcactgcaagatattcccctcaggggatgaagccgctctgggaagagcagaaggtttcaagttccctccctggcttctccaagatagggctgagagagattcctgcctgcaaccttggagaagccgctgccagtctgtgaagacgatactgagctagatagaccaatggtctgactcagtaaatgacagtttcctatgtttcctaacctATCATAGGCAGTTCTGTCTACCataggcggagagtaactggccctatccaccaccagcacagtacctccaatgactgttgctggtgtctgttatgtttccttttagattgtgagccctttggggacagagatccatcttatttatttgatgtttctctgtgtaaaccgctttgagccatttggaagggcggtatagaaatcgaatgaatgaatgaacgattTAAGGTGCCAAAAATAAATGTTTCAGTTCAGCTGTTAAGTAGTCTTTTAAGTGTTAAatgttttgatattagaaatcaggaggtcgtcttaaattaagagtcctgttcctttcaaataatACAAGTAAaagtgtatttaacctctactttttaaggggtcTGACTTGAATTCAGAGCCatcttctatttgagtaaatacGGTAGTAAActcctttttcttaaagggctttcaaagcagTCTTATTTTTAGTGCATGTACGTTTCATTCTCTTCCATGTCTCAAAACAACATCTTATGACATCACACATCAGGTTCTGGTTAGTTGTACTCACACAGTTGGCTTACAACTGTGTTGCCGTGGGGAAGTGTGGTAGTTTAAGATATTGTCATGAGACAGAGGGAATAAAATATGCATATGGTAAAACagaactaaggtaaagtgtgtcgttaaGTTGATTTCGACTACTTGCACCCAcaaagccttgtggttgtctttggtagaatacaggagaggtgtacctttgcctcctcccacgcagtatgagatgatgcctttcagcatcttcctatatcactgctgcccaatataagtgtttcccatagtatgggaaacataccagcagggattcaaaccgacgaccttctgcttgttagtcaagcatttccctgctacgccacCTAAGGTTCTAAAGGGTTCACAATTTATAGAGAAACACAACGTATACCAGGAACAGCCGCTGGAGGTGAAGGATTGcaatgctggggctggataaggacagttgttcatccccccccccccccgctaaatataagataattgccactttaaatggagggtgcctctttgctcacttagcaggggtaacatTATGCTCTCCAACTCCTGTTTCCTATGTGCAGGACAATTGGGATCTTCCTGCTTGTGGGTTGATTCTTTTAccaactggcagctgcttcttatGCCACCTATTACCTTGCAGCCACATtagcacaacagcattatgcTAAGGCAACACTTGTTTGTAGTTCACCAGAGTGTTCAAATAATGAAGGTGCAATTGATCTTGCTTTAAAGTCGAACATAGTAAGAACTCCCATGTTTGGGAATCAAGAATTTTTATACAAATAATATTAATGAACACCATGGATTTTTATTATGAAACAGGAAAATAAAGGTTTGGTGGCATCACTAATTAttgttgaatatttatatatgccacttttcaggttttctcaaagcagtttacctagcaaAAGGGGTGAGAAacttgtgtctgtgtgtctgccaGTATTAAGGCTCACTAGGTACATAAGCTATTCCATCCCATTGCCTTCACCAGATTAACTAAACCCAGTGTCTTGTGTGTTGACATTTCTACAAATCTAAACTCGAATTTGTTAGGGAAGTACAGTTAGTCAAGCCTAAACCCTAGTATTCTGGAGCAGGTATTGAGTAAAGCATGTTGCTTGGAAAGTCCATGTGTTCAGAAGAGAAGTGTTACAAAGAAACACTTGTATGACTGTTGTTCCTCCAGTTTTGGAAACTTTGTGTTTTAATTACTTTGCTATTTTGTTGTTGCAATCTGGAACTGTATCATATTATATCTGTTCTTAGTTTTAATAGTTTACTTCCTTTCTTAGGAACTGTGTGTGACAGTATCTACAACATGCTGTCACCATTAACAAAAATGCGGAGACCGTTTCAGCTGGCATACAGGACCTGTCTTATACCCCATCACAGCTGTAGCTTTCCGTGCTTAAAAGGACAGCCCTCCTTGCTTAACTCTAGACACAAAACATCTTCTTTGGCTCTGAGCTCCACACACCAGTGTCTACATACATCTGCTGCTGTTTGTATTTCCAAGGAAAGGGAATCCTTGGGCAAGGCATCCTCTCCACCAGAAGACACTCGCCTTAAAGAACTCAAAGATACGCTTTCCACACCAACTGGTTCAATAGGGGCCCAGGAAGCCCCTGTGGAACCACATTCTGAGGAACTTGATCCCTTGCAAGACAAATCTATTAGCCTTGTGCAGAGATTCAAGAAAACTTTTAAACAGTATGGCAAAGTTCTGATTCCAGTGCATCTTGTGACTTCCAGCTTATGGTTTGGAGCCTTTTACTATGCAGCTTTAAAGTAAGTGATGAATTGCTTAatcactgcttttatttcttggCTTTAAGCAAATC contains:
- the FAM210A gene encoding protein FAM210A — encoded protein: MLSPLTKMRRPFQLAYRTCLIPHHSCSFPCLKGQPSLLNSRHKTSSLALSSTHQCLHTSAAVCISKERESLGKASSPPEDTRLKELKDTLSTPTGSIGAQEAPVEPHSEELDPLQDKSISLVQRFKKTFKQYGKVLIPVHLVTSSLWFGAFYYAALKGINVVPFLEFIGLPESIVNILKHSQSGNALTAYAMYKIATPARYTVTLGGTSITVKYLRKHGYMSTPPPVKEYLQDRMEETKERLSGKMEETRDMISGKMEETKERLTGKMEETKERITEKIQETKEKVSFIKKKE